In the Sandaracinus amylolyticus genome, GCGAGCCCGCGACGTGCGCGGGCGAGACGATCACGCGCAGCGGCGCGACGCTCTGCGCGCCCGAGGCCGAAGGCGGCCCGCCCTGCGTGTGCCGCAACAACACGTGCACGTTCGCGTGCGACGGCGTGCTCTGCGAGGGCGGCACGACGTGCGAGCCGCGCACCGGACGCTGCGTCGAGGACAGCTGTCGCGTGAGCGGGTGCGAGCCCGGGACGATCTGCGACGTCACGATCGGCGACTGCGTCCCCGATCCCTGCGAGGGCGTGACGTGCGACGCGGGCGAAGCGTGCCGCGCGGGCACGTGCGAGCCGAGCTGCGCGACGGTGACGTGCGACGAGGACGAGCGCTGCGCGAGCGGCGTGTGCGTCGCCGATCCCTGCGTCGAGACGAGCTGCGGCGACGGAGAGGTCTGCGACCCGAGCGACGGCAGCTGCGTCACCGACGCGTGCGAGGGCGTGACCTGCCCGTCGATGACCGAGTGCGACCCGCTGACCGGCGACTGCGAGGCCGACCCGTGCATCGGGCTGCACTGCCCCGAGGGCGAGACGTGCGAGGCGGGCGAGTGCGTGCGCGAGGTGGAGCGCCCGGATGCGGGCGTCGACGCCGGTGTGGACGCGGGCATCGACGCGGGCCCGGGCGACGAGGACGACGAGACGCGCGTGCTCGCGGCGGGCGGCGGCGGCTGCATCTGCGGGGTCGGCGCGGGCGCGGATCGCAGCGATCCGAGCGGCGGCGCGATCGCGCTGCTCGCGCTGCTCGGGCTCGTGATCGCGATGCGTCGTCGCGGCGTGCAGGGGAGGGCGCGCGCGTGGCGCCCTTTCGCGCTCGCGATCGTCGCGCTCGCAGCGACGACGGGCTGTGACGTCGAGCCCTACTGCCTGACCTGCGACGACGAGGCGGGCGACGCGGGGCCCCTCGGCGGCGATGCCGGGCGCGACGCGGGTGGCACCGATGGCGGGCCGCGCGACGCCGGGCCGCCCGACGCGCCCGTCGACGCGGGGTGCACGCCGGGCGCGCCCGAGCTCTGCAACGGGCACGACGACGACTGCGACGAGACCGTCGACGAGGGCTTCGACACCCAGAGCGACGAGATGAACTGCGGCGCGTGCGGCGCGATCTGCGCGCCGCCGGGCGCGTTCGGCGCGTGCGTCGAGGGCGAGTGCACGATCGAGCGCTGCGACGTCTTTCGTTACGATCGCGATCCCGCGATCCCCGGGTGCGAGACGCGGTGCATGCCCAGCGCGACCGACGACTCGCGCTGTGATCGACAGGACAACGACTGCGACTTCGTCGTCGACGAGAACGTCGATCTGCAGAACGACGGATCGAACTGCGGCGTCTGCGGCCGCACCTGTCGCTTCGTGCGCGCGTCGGCGACCTGCATGGCGGGCACGTGCACGATCGGCCAGTGCGAGCCGGGCTTCGTGAACCTCGATCGCAACCCGGCGAACGGCTGCGAGTACGCGTGCGTGCCGGCGACGCCTGCCGTCGAGGCGTGCAACGCGCGCGACGACGACTGCGACGGGACGATCGACGAGGGCGATCCCGGCGGCGGTGGATCGTGCGGCACCGACGCCGGCGAGTGCGCGTTCGGCACCCTGCACTGCATGGCGGGCCGCGTGACGTGCACCGGCGGCGTGTCTCCCGCGCTCGAGGCGTGCGACGGACAGGACGACGACTGCGACGGCAGGGTCGACGAGAACAACCCCGAGGGCGGTCGTCTCTGCGGCAGCTCGGTCGGCGTGTGCGTCGCGGGCCGGCAGCAGTGCGTGTCGGGCGCGCTGCAGTGCGTGGGCGCGAGCAGCGGCGGCGCGGAGCAGTGCAACGGCCTCGACGACGACTGCGACATGGCGATCGACGAGAGCAACCCCGGTGGGGGCGGCGCGTGCGGCACCGCGGTCGGCGAGTGCAGCGCCGGCACGCGGCAGTGCCGAGGCGGCGTGCTGGTCTGCGAGGGCGGTATCGGCGCGGCGACCGAGACGTGCAACGGTCGCGACGACGACTGCGACTCGCGCACCGACGAGGGCAATCCCGGCGGCGGCGGCACGTGCGGCAGCGACGTCGGCGCGTGCAATCCCGGCACGCTCACGTGCACCGGCGGCACCCTGACGTGCACCGGCGCGACGGGCGCGATCGCGGAGGCGTGCAACGGCCTCGACGACGACTGCGACGGCGCGATCGACAACGGCAATCCGGGCGGCGGTGCCGCGTGCGGCACGTCCACCGGCGAGTGCAACGCGGGCTCGCTCACGTGCTCGGGCGGCGCGCTCGTGTGCACCGGCGCGACGGGCCCGACCCTCGAGACGTGCAACACGCGCGACGACGACTGCGACGCGACGACCGACGAGGGCTTCGCGCTCGCGACCGACGTGCGCAACTGCGGGATGTGCGGGCGCATCTGCACGTTCCCCAACGCGATCCCGCGGTGCGCGAGCGGGACGTGCGGGATCCTCGCGTGCCAGGCGGGCTTCGTGGACGCGAACGGCACGCTGAGCGACGGATGCGAATTCGCGTGCACGCCCTCGGGCGCCGAGATCTGCAACGGGCGCGACGACGACTGCGATCGACGCACCGACGAGGGCGTCACCGCGCCCGCCAACTTCTGCAATCCGAACGGCGTGTGCGCGGGGACCAGCGCGACGTGCAGCGGCGCGACCGGCTGGACCTGCGCGTACCCCGCGACGCACGAGACCACCGAGACGCGCTGCGACCGTCTCGACAACGACTGCGACGGGCAGGTCGACGAGCCCTTCCCGGGCATCGGGACGAGCTGCGGCAACGGCGTCGGCGAGTGTCGTCGCACCGGCATGATCGCGTGCAACGCGGCGGGCACCGGCACGCTCTGCACCGCCGCTGCGGCGGGCTCGCCCACCAGCGAGGCGTGCAACGATCGCGACGACGACTGCGACGGACGCACCGACGAGCAGATCGCGGCATCGCAGATCCCGACCGTCGACGTCCCGCGCTCGACCGGGAGCGGCACGGTGCGCGTGATGGCCTACGAGGCGTCGCGCGCGGATGCGACCGCGACCTCGCAGGGACAGGCGTCGCGCGTCGCGTGCTCGAGGCCCGGCGTGCTGCCGTGGACGACGGTCACGTGGGCCGAGGCGAACGCCGCGTGCTGCGCGCTCAACGCGAGCGGCACCTGCGCCGCGGGCGGCACGGGATGGCGCCTCTGCGACGCCGAGGACTGGGAGAACGCGTGCGAGGGCCCGGCGGGCAACTGCACGTGGGGCTACGCGAGCGCGTGCACGACGTCGTCGCGCCTGACGTGCAACGGCGAGGAGCACGACAGCGCGTCGGGCACGGCGGGCGATCAGGACGCGCTCTTCACGACCGCGAGCAGCACGTTCCCGATGTGTTACGCGAGCTGGGGCGCGGCGACGACGGCGCGCATCTACGATCTCTCGGGCAACGTGAAGGAGTGGACGTACACCGAGGTCTCGTCCGGCGTGCACCAGATCCGCGGCGGCGCGTACTCGAACGTCGAGGGCGGCAGGACGTGCCAGTTCGACTTCTCGGTCGGCGGCGCGACGTTCTCGTTCCCGAACACCGGATTCCGCTGCTGCATGTACTGAGTGGCCCGCTGAAGAGAACAGGAACACAGGAGCGTAGGAGACGCGAGCTCGATCCGAGTCTCCTCCTGCTCTCCTGATGGGTCGCGGATCTCCAACCCTCGACTACGAGGGTGCCAGTCAGTGCTGGATTCCCGATTGGCGTGCTCATGTCGCCGGTCGTGAGGTCTGCGATGCACGGCACGCGATTGCGAGGCCGCGCGGCGGTGATCGCAGTGGCGACGTGCCTCGCTGCTGCATCGAGCCCGTCGCGCGGTGAGGCCCAGCTCGAGCGCGCGACGGTGCTGCGCGCGCTCGATGCATTCGACTCCTACGACCTGCGCGGCGCGTCCGCGACGTTCGACGCGATCGAGCTGCTCACGCCGACGAACCCCGACGTGAGCGGGATCGGCGGCGAGCCGCGCCTGGCGCGTGCTCGCGCGGCGACCGACATCTGGCTCGTCTCGTATCTCGATCCGCGCCAGCACCGGCTCGAGGCGCGCCTCGCGCAGGCGATGGGCGTTCCGAGCTTCTCGATCGAGCCGACGCTGCGCGACGAGCTGGACCGGCTCGGTCGTGGCGAGCTCGGAGAGGCCGCGCGCGACGTGCGACAAGGGCTCGCGCTGCGCGACGCGATCGAAGCGGGCGAGCCGGTCTCGTTCGCGGGCACCACCGGCGTGCGCCGCGACGCGCTGCTCGTGCACGTGGTCGGGACGGCGATCCAGGACGGCGACGACTCCGAGCTGGTGTCGTGGTTCGAAGATCCGTGCGGAGAGGGCCTGCCCTGCGACCCGCCGCTCTCGAGCTGGGCTCCGCCGAGCCGCATCATCGCCGCGGCCTTGGTCGAAGCGAGCGCGGCCTACGAACGGCTCGATCAGTCGTGGAACGAGGGCGACGCGTTCGCGCGCGCCGTCTGGCCGGCGCTGCAGGACGACGCGCGACGGCTGCAGAACCACGTGCACCATCCGATGCCGATCGTCGCCGAGGGCACGCCGATCTCGCACGCGCCCTACGACGACGGAGATCCGGCGCGCGCCGATCTGATCGTGGGCGTCGGCGAGCGCGGCGTGCGGGTGCTCCGCATCGCGCCGGTCCGTGTGCGTGACGGACGCCTCGAGCCGCTCGGCGAGAGCCCGCCGTCGATCGACGTCGACGTGCCGAGCGCCGCCGACGCCGAGCCGCCCGCGCTCGATGCGCTCGTGGAGCGACTGCGCAACGTCGAGCTCGCGCCCGAGGCGGTCGTCGCGGTCGGTGCGGCGGACGACGTGCCCGCCGAGCGCCTCCAGCGCGTGCTCGCGTCGATGGTCGCGGCCCAGCGCGCGCCGACCACGCTGGTGCGCACCGCGAGCGACGGCAGCCTGCGCGAGGTGCCGATGCGCGTGATCGACGACTACGCTGCGGGCGCGCCCGGTGACGTGTTCGTCGAGCTGCGCCCGACGGGCTATGCGGTCACCGGCACCGACCGCGATCCTGCGGAGATCCCGCGCGTCGCTGCGATGAGCCTCGCGCCGCTCGACGAGGACGCGCTCGAGGCGTTGATCGGCTCGGTGCCCGGACGTCGCGTCGTGGTGCGCGCGGCGGGCGCGCTGCCCGCGCGCGAGCTGATCGACACCGCGTTCCGCGTCGCCGAGGACGGCGATCTGGTGGCGCTGGTCGGGCAGTAGCGCCATCGTCCATCTAACCGCTGGAAATCATTGATGGTGCGTGGGGCTGCCTGCTTCGATCCCCACTTCGATCCCCACTTCCGTCCAAGTGAGAACGGTTCTCACCCGTGCGGCTGGACGGTGGTTCAGGTTCTCAGCGTCCGAACCCAGCTGGGTGTGATGCGGCACTTTCCCTTGGGAAATGCCCCCCAGCTGTATACGGCTAGACGCCAGCGGCCTCGTTGCAGACGACCCTGACCCACGCGGAGAGGGACACGGGCTTCCCGATCTTCGCCCCGTAGTTGGCCGCAGCCTTGTCCCAGTCCACGCGCTCGTCAGTGGGCACACGGAGCGTGTACGGGCCTCCCACTGTCTCGTCGCTCGGAAGGCTCTTGGGCGGCTTCTTGAGGGCGTCGGTGCACACGAGCCTGATCCAGTTGGCCAGTGAGAGCGTGCGCCCGATCTCGGCCCCGTACCGAGCTGCAGCTCGCTCCCACGCAGTGCGCTCGACTTCCGGCACACGGATCGTGAGCGGCGCACCAGCAGGTCCACCTACTGTCGGTCTGCCAGGTCCAGATCTCTTCTCGGTGTCGGGCTTCCTACGAGTAGCCATCGGGTCGGCTCCATAACACGAAGGGGCATGCTCGTCTTACCGAGCTGCCCCCGCGTACAACGAGTTCGTGTAAGGCGAATCAGACAGGCCAACCGAGAGCACGGAAGGCCTCACGGCTGCCCGGCACCAGGTCCAGGACGTCCGAGAGCCCCTTGTCGGTCCAGCCCATCCCGTCGCGCTCGTCGGTCACCATCGCGAACTCCAGGTGGCACGGGTGCGAGCTGGGCAGCTTCGCGTTGCGGTACATCTGACGAACTCGGTGAGCCCAGTCGATGTTACGGCGCGGGGCAGTACGACCCTGCTCGGGACGCACCTCGATCCAGCCTGCACCTGCGCAGGTGAAGCACTTGCCGCCCTCGATGTGCATGAAGCCGATGATGCGGCGCGCACCGTTGCACTTGGGGCAGGTCACTCGCTCGGTGTTCGTCGTGCTCGTCATGACGGTATGATGTGCACGCGGTGAACGCGGTGCAAGACAATTGTGGGCGCACCCCGTAGAAGAGTGCGCCCAGGTGTGTCCGTCAACGCCTCTTGGGCTTGGATTCCTCGACGTCGATCCAGTCACAGGCAGCGTCGAGGGAGGCGTGTGCCTGGTCCTCGGTGCCGCACTTCCAGCCGAGCTGACCGTCTCGCACTACCTCTCGGATGCTCCAGCCTCTGTAGCGGTAGGCGTTCGGTGCGACCTGATCGAGTTGCCTGATGGTCTTCATGGGCTCTCCGTGATCGTTAGAAGCGTAGACGAAGCGGGCTCAGTTGGAGGGCTCCAGGAGAACTGCCAGGGCTTCCCAGCGGTCTCGCAGTTCCTGGGTAGCCGACCAACGGCAGCCATCGAGATAGGCCAGGTGGCGAGCCTTGGACCAGTGCGAGGGCGTCCAAGTGCCGGCGTAGAACCGGCAGTGGTTGATCGCTGCGTCGCGAACCGTGTGAGCGTTCGTGCGGCTCAGGTCGAAGCGCATCGAGAAGCCGTCGTCTCCGAGGCTGATGCA is a window encoding:
- a CDS encoding vWA domain-containing protein — encoded protein: MTKRARLAFLAFSFSVALAPSSVRAQVAPRIAIAFDTSGSMALDLDGTPTFGDGVMTGCTRRTSGSYEYWCGDNCTAGIDTNCDGLENDSRMYVAKEALRNILFAYGDVDWALARFPQTQQADVSCATINDLECNNPISLTSYGNPQCNTGNAIPSGSCPYDWEAQWPVACRPDTGSFPDFETWRTGDPEVCVSYAGGCTAGTRTGDWLVDFPGVGAFANLSNQYALLSWLDGQETSFRTSTTTGNFCQAATGGDCELRPSGPTPLGGLLSTVSSQITPLRSSDPIASCRPYSVILITDGAQSSQCSPNNPATVAATMRSNGILTYVVGLAIDSGSRASLNAIATSGGTDAGSAGGDTAYFADDPYTLSAGLAEIVQRSLRFETCNGADDDCDTRIDEGVTNACGGCGAVPAEACNTRDDDCDGRTDEGVSNACGRCGAVPSETCNRSDDDCDGAIDEGVCGGCTPTTEICDNLDNDCDTRIDESLTRSCGVMVGRCTTGTQTCTAGAWGTCSGIGPTTESCNDVDDDCDGIVDGMSEACGSSVGACRPGTRVCTAGSFGTCTGGVGPTSELCNGADDDCDTRTDESPSGVGGTCGSSIGECDPGTVQCTAGALTCVGGTSPGAESCNGRDDDCDGRTDEGLPTMGPCGSSTGECRPGVRTCVAGTYQCVGARGPTAELCNARDDDCDTRTDEGNPGGGLACGTATGECEVGTSACTGGTLTCSGGRGPTTEACNTRDDDCDGLVDEGNPGGGAACGATDEGLCERGALACMGGALVCIGEVGPSPELCDGLDNDCDGMVDDGNPEGGAPCGDDTGECAPGTTLCVGGTLTCTGGRGPVAETCNALDDDCDTLVDEGTGLGEACGTDVGECVPGFNACEDGAVVCRGGIGPSEETCNALDDDCDGGIDEGLDSSGPCGVDEGLCMAGMLVCSGGVEICDGSTGPTPEGCDCEDNDCDGETDEAPPEGSLCPAGSACVECQCALPCVTTEFGNTCPTGRTPFVADGVCHCVAPRCEPATCAGETITRSGATLCAPEAEGGPPCVCRNNTCTFACDGVLCEGGTTCEPRTGRCVEDSCRVSGCEPGTICDVTIGDCVPDPCEGVTCDAGEACRAGTCEPSCATVTCDEDERCASGVCVADPCVETSCGDGEVCDPSDGSCVTDACEGVTCPSMTECDPLTGDCEADPCIGLHCPEGETCEAGECVREVERPDAGVDAGVDAGIDAGPGDEDDETRVLAAGGGGCICGVGAGADRSDPSGGAIALLALLGLVIAMRRRGVQGRARAWRPFALAIVALAATTGCDVEPYCLTCDDEAGDAGPLGGDAGRDAGGTDGGPRDAGPPDAPVDAGCTPGAPELCNGHDDDCDETVDEGFDTQSDEMNCGACGAICAPPGAFGACVEGECTIERCDVFRYDRDPAIPGCETRCMPSATDDSRCDRQDNDCDFVVDENVDLQNDGSNCGVCGRTCRFVRASATCMAGTCTIGQCEPGFVNLDRNPANGCEYACVPATPAVEACNARDDDCDGTIDEGDPGGGGSCGTDAGECAFGTLHCMAGRVTCTGGVSPALEACDGQDDDCDGRVDENNPEGGRLCGSSVGVCVAGRQQCVSGALQCVGASSGGAEQCNGLDDDCDMAIDESNPGGGGACGTAVGECSAGTRQCRGGVLVCEGGIGAATETCNGRDDDCDSRTDEGNPGGGGTCGSDVGACNPGTLTCTGGTLTCTGATGAIAEACNGLDDDCDGAIDNGNPGGGAACGTSTGECNAGSLTCSGGALVCTGATGPTLETCNTRDDDCDATTDEGFALATDVRNCGMCGRICTFPNAIPRCASGTCGILACQAGFVDANGTLSDGCEFACTPSGAEICNGRDDDCDRRTDEGVTAPANFCNPNGVCAGTSATCSGATGWTCAYPATHETTETRCDRLDNDCDGQVDEPFPGIGTSCGNGVGECRRTGMIACNAAGTGTLCTAAAAGSPTSEACNDRDDDCDGRTDEQIAASQIPTVDVPRSTGSGTVRVMAYEASRADATATSQGQASRVACSRPGVLPWTTVTWAEANAACCALNASGTCAAGGTGWRLCDAEDWENACEGPAGNCTWGYASACTTSSRLTCNGEEHDSASGTAGDQDALFTTASSTFPMCYASWGAATTARIYDLSGNVKEWTYTEVSSGVHQIRGGAYSNVEGGRTCQFDFSVGGATFSFPNTGFRCCMY